A single Fusobacterium hominis DNA region contains:
- a CDS encoding FeoB-associated Cys-rich membrane protein — translation MNGKTIVLIIIVAVIAFMALKSLYKTFTGKGGCSCGSGKDGKSSCSGGCSCCGTHDHNHHHHK, via the coding sequence ATGAATGGAAAAACTATAGTTTTGATAATAATAGTTGCCGTTATTGCTTTTATGGCATTGAAAAGTTTATATAAAACTTTTACAGGAAAAGGTGGCTGCAGCTGTGGAAGTGGAAAAGATGGGAAGAGTTCTTGTTCAGGTGGATGCTCTTGTTGCGGGACACATGATCATAATCATCACCATCATAAATAA